Proteins encoded by one window of Aphis gossypii isolate Hap1 chromosome X, ASM2018417v2, whole genome shotgun sequence:
- the LOC126552060 gene encoding THAP domain-containing protein 1-like isoform X1, whose translation MHITLYNIGAGRASVITILFVLWLTRVLVHLTIIYQTFFTVTYIKMPSCFVCGRSSNSKNKDLGISFHQIPKNENHRSQWLDFIQKCSVDHLKIKTKSIICSEHFTKDCFKNYKRTRLLNETAVPSIAVNRLKSAKIEIPEVSYTLGDSNSNPCSIKSLTIDHDSIQMEGVQQLDELSVQQPSCSSNTISTDCNQFTCEPSTSFLMKPPTQKVNSRSLNFEFVQEINNDSPRKKYLKRTISSLVRENFNQKKKIKVLNQQLRRQKKQISSLKSVVQVLENKNLVHQDQADIIDSNFSKHKDLITNFIKKNAGKNCL comes from the exons ATGCATATTACTCTTTACAACATTGGTGCTGGACGGGCTAGTgtcattactattttattcgtCTTGTGGTTAACACGTGTCCTAGtgcatttaactataatatatcaaacattttttactgttaCCTATATCAAAATGCCAAGTTGTTTTGTGTGTGGTCGATCAAGTAATTCCAAAAACAAAGATCTTGGAATAAGTTTCCATCA aattccAAAGAATGAGAATCATCGGTCTCAATGGTtggattttattcaaaaatgtagtgttgaccatttaaaaattaagaccAAGAGCATTATTTGCTCTGAACATTTTACAAaggattgttttaaaaattataaacgcacaagattattaaatgaaaccgCTGTTCCATCCATTGCAGTTAATCGTTTAAAATCA gcaaaaattgaaattcctGAGGTGAGTTATACACTTGGTGATAGTAACTCAAATCCTTGTTCCATTAAATCTCTAACT ATTGACCATGATAGTATTCAAATGGAAGGTGTTCAACAACTTGATGAATTAAGTGTTCAGCAACCGTCATGCTCCTCAAATACCATTTCTACTGACTGTAACCAGTTCACATGTGAACCATCAacatcatttttaatgaagCCTCCTACTCagaaa GTAAATTCTAGgtctttgaattttgaatttgtgcAAGAAATCAACAATGATTCgccaagaaaaaaatatttaaaaagaacaaTATCTTCCCTAGTTCGTGAAAACTTCAatcagaagaaaaaaatcaaggtTCTAAATCAACAACTAAGACgtcaaaaaaaacaaatttcctCATTGAAAA GTGTTGTTCaagttttggaaaataaaaatttagtccATCAAGATCAAGCAGACATCATAGACAGCAATTTCAGTAAGCACAAAGATCTTATaactaatttcattaaaaaaaatgctggAAAAAACTGCCTTTAA
- the LOC126552060 gene encoding THAP domain-containing protein 1-like isoform X2, which yields MHITLYNIGAGRASVITILFVLWLTRVLVHLTIIYQTFFTVTYIKMPSCFVCGRSSNSKNKDLGISFHQIPKNENHRSQWLDFIQKCSVDHLKIKTKSIICSEHFTKDCFKNYKRTRLLNETAVPSIAVNRLKSAKIEIPEVSYTLGDSNSNPCSIKSLTIDHDSIQMEGVQQLDELSVQQPSCSSNTISTDCNQFTCEPSTSFLMKPPTQKVNSRSLNFEFVQEINNDSPRKKYLKRTISSLVRENFNQKKKIKVLNQQLRRQKKQISSLKSVVQVLENKNLVHQDQADIIDSNFRN from the exons ATGCATATTACTCTTTACAACATTGGTGCTGGACGGGCTAGTgtcattactattttattcgtCTTGTGGTTAACACGTGTCCTAGtgcatttaactataatatatcaaacattttttactgttaCCTATATCAAAATGCCAAGTTGTTTTGTGTGTGGTCGATCAAGTAATTCCAAAAACAAAGATCTTGGAATAAGTTTCCATCA aattccAAAGAATGAGAATCATCGGTCTCAATGGTtggattttattcaaaaatgtagtgttgaccatttaaaaattaagaccAAGAGCATTATTTGCTCTGAACATTTTACAAaggattgttttaaaaattataaacgcacaagattattaaatgaaaccgCTGTTCCATCCATTGCAGTTAATCGTTTAAAATCA gcaaaaattgaaattcctGAGGTGAGTTATACACTTGGTGATAGTAACTCAAATCCTTGTTCCATTAAATCTCTAACT ATTGACCATGATAGTATTCAAATGGAAGGTGTTCAACAACTTGATGAATTAAGTGTTCAGCAACCGTCATGCTCCTCAAATACCATTTCTACTGACTGTAACCAGTTCACATGTGAACCATCAacatcatttttaatgaagCCTCCTACTCagaaa GTAAATTCTAGgtctttgaattttgaatttgtgcAAGAAATCAACAATGATTCgccaagaaaaaaatatttaaaaagaacaaTATCTTCCCTAGTTCGTGAAAACTTCAatcagaagaaaaaaatcaaggtTCTAAATCAACAACTAAGACgtcaaaaaaaacaaatttcctCATTGAAAA GTGTTGTTCaagttttggaaaataaaaatttagtccATCAAGATCAAGCAGACATCATAGACAGCAATTTCA GAAACTGA